Within Bacteroidia bacterium, the genomic segment GGCACCACGTCAAAGTTGGCAATAATAACGATATTACTCAAGTTAGGAGTACTGGGGTTAGGGTTGTAAGGCTGAGGCGTAATTTTGAGCATCTTAGTTAGCCCTCCATCTTCCCTGATATACACGTCATTAGTCATAAAGGCATCATATTTGAGCTTAAGTTGATTCACGATGGAATAAAAGCGATATAAATCCATACGTGCCGCTACTTGATGATAGTTTTGAGGGGCCACCCAAGGCAGAGGTTTAGGGTCTGTTCGGCAGCTGCTGTTATTGGTTCCGTTAGAGCATCTATTAATTGAGAAATCATACCCTAGCTCGCCAAATTGCCAGATCATTTTAGGTCCTACTATGGGTGTATGGAATAGTATGGCAGGTTCTACACGTTTAAGGGCTACGTTCAAGTCGCGTACATTATGTCCTGGGTTGCTCTGATTACCAAATTGTAAGGCTTTATACATCACGCGCTCTTCATCGTGGCTTTCCATGTAGCTTAGCACACGTGGGGCAGTAAAAGGAGTACCAGTACCAAAAGGATTATTGGCAAAATCAGCATCACCGAGGTAGTGGTTAGTATTAAAGCCCATAATGTTTTGAGCGTAATTAGTTTCCATATTACGCCAAAGCATCATACCGCCTTGCCCTGTTCCACCAAGCACAGGGTCATTCAAGCGATAAGCGGCATATTCTGCTTCTTCAGTACCTCCTGTGGCTAAAAATTCTAAAATTACATAAGAGCGAGGGTCAGCTGCCCACTGCCAATCAGCAATACGCTTAATAATAACTACTCGTGAAGCGTCATATTGATTCCAAGCATTTACGTTAGAACCTGTATTAGTTTGTGTAAGCCCTTTTGCTAAATCGTAGCGGTAGCCATCAATTTTGTATTCTTGTATCCAATACTCCACCACTCTTTTAGTAAAATTACGTGTGTACATAGACTCGTGATTAAAGTCTTGGAATACACTAAAAGGGTGTGTAGCTACTTCATTAAAGTAAGGATTATTTGCTGCAGGGCGATTCAGCGAGGCGTTCCAGTACATCTTACAACCAGGAAACTCAAATTCCGCATGGTTAAGAGCGATATCTAAAATAACAGCTATTCCGCGTTGGTGGCACTTATCAATCAGTTCTTTTAGTTTCTCTCGTGTACCATATGCCTTATCCACTGCACAGAAGAAAGTAGGATTGTACCCCCAGCTAATATTACCATTAAATTCCATGATAGGCATAAGTTGTAAGGCATTGATACCTAAGTTTTGTAGATAATCTAACCTATCAATCAAATTTTGGAAATTTCTATTTACATCAAAATCATGTACCCAGGCCTCATAAATAGTTAGGCGGCGTTTATCGGGCTTTTGGAAATTGAGCGTAGCTTGCGACCATTGATAAGGTTGTTTTCCTGGTTCTAATATGCCTACGGCCCCTTGTTGTCCTGTGGGATAAGGTTTAAGGTTAGGATAAGTGGTGGCAGGAATAAAGCTATCAAATTGGTCTAAAATCAGTTCACAATATGGATCAGTAGTACGGACTAAATTATTACTTGCATCATATACCCAATATTGAAAACCATATTGAACCCCAGGAGTTAGCCCTGTAATTTCAATCCAAAATTTATTAACATCAGGATTAGAGTTAGGACCGCTTCCTCCATAGCCCGGCGTTCGCCGCATTAAAAAGGCATTGTCTAATTGCCAGTTATTAAAATCCCCTATCACATAAACTGCACGCTTTTCTGGTGCTGTAAAAACTAACGTTACCCGACTGGCATCATTCGGATCATAGTTAATACCATCGCGCAGACCCGACGGAACCGCCTGCACCGAAGGGGTTAGAGGCACCACATAGGAAATACTTTTTACTACCGTATTGCTTCCTTGTACCCCTACAGCTTCAATCTTGAAAGTGGTAGCTCCTGCAGCAAAAGTATAAGTATGAGAAAGAGAGGTAACGTTAGTTTGAGACGCAACAGTTGCTCCATTCACGCGAATACTTAAATTACTTGCAGCATTACTTACTACATTAAGCGTAACATTATCACCAATATTAACAAAAGTGTTCGGTGTGCGATTAGCAGAAAGGACTATATCATATGTCCCTTGATTGACCTCTAGGAATATATCCTGCCCTTGGGCAGATTTACCTTCACGACAAGCTGTAGTAACGCCATTAAACCCTCCACAAGGACCATTTTCACGAAATACCATACCTACCCTGTAGATAGGTGTGTTATTAGGAGCAGCTAAGTTAGGGAACATGCTACGAATACCATTAGGCAAAGTAAGCGTATAAATATTGCTTGTGCCTTGGCGTGTAAATTTAGGTTGTGCCGCAGGATCGCCCCACGTACCAGGTACATTTGTCCAAGTTGTTCCATTAGGTACTAAAATAGCTCCTACATGTGCTGTAATGGTGGTTACACTGGCAGGCAGGTTGACTAATTGCTGTCCCGCACTTTGTGTAGCATCATACGTAATTGTAACAGCCTGATCGGATGTAAAAATCACAGGATTAGTAGTAACTTGTGCTGCAAGCCAGTTGATACTCGCCCAACACATCAAAAACAGAGAGGTAAGGTGTTTTTTCATAATAAAGTACGGTTTATGTTAGTGATACAATGTTTCATTCGCAAAGTTTAACTTGAATTTAGTTATTTTGTATTTAAGCAAGATTAGAATAAAAAATTTTGAAAAAAATGCTATTACAACTTGTAAAAATTCAAAAAGGATTATCTTTGCAAAGATAACTCTTTTTTTCAGCCAAACAAAGTTTTTGAATTTCTTTTTTGAGAAACTTTTTTTTGCCCAATTTCAGAGCATTTACTAAAAAAAGCAACTTTAATTCACATTGCCTAATCTTATTTTTTCTTTAGTACAGGTTTTTTCTTTAGTATAGGATTTACACAGAGGTTTTGATATAGTTGGCTGTGCAAGGAAGCTGGACATGAAATAAGAATGTAGTAAAAGAGACTTTTGCACATTAAATAAATCAACCTCGTTAACAATTGGAGTTTTCTCAAATTACAGGTAATTCTAATAATCCCAAGGCAGGTAGTTCCGCTTGTACATAAGGTAGAGGGAGTGTTACGAGTTGTTCAAATAGCATAAAAAGTACTTCTCGTAAGGTAGATGTTTATACTTGTGTGATAAATAAAAAGAAGTAAAAGCCTCAGTAAGAAAATTACGATTTTTGTAATGATTTTTTTCAATCAAATAGTAGAAAGTTTAATGGTTTTTTTCTTACTTTTGTAAATACGTTATTTTCTACATAGGGGTCGAAAAGAGCAAGCCCCAAAAGCTTGCTGTTAAAGCATTGAAGCGAGAGCGAAGCCCTAGAGTTTACCCTTCCACTTTTAAGACCTAAACGAAAAAGCAAAAGGAACGCTTAAGAATAATCATTAGCTCAAGCAAACAAACATGGATTTAGAAAGCTATACCGAGGAGATTTATCATAAAATTGTGCAACAAATTAGGGCTGTACGCCGCAAAAAAGGTATTCAACAAAGGCAAATGGCAGAAGCCTTAGGCATGAACCAAGTAAGCTACTCCGATGCTGAAAACGGAAAAACACGATTTACCGTCACTCGCTTATTTGCTGCTGTAAAATACTTGGGAATTGATTTAGCAACAATCCTTAAGGAAGTAAACTTCTTTGCAGAAGAAAATTCACAAGAGGAAAGTAAAAATATAACCAATGTAATAGCAGAAGTAACCCAACACACAACAGCCCAAAGTACGCAAAACTACCAAAATACAAATACAGATAACTATCCACTCTCTCTACAAACAGATTTACACGAACTCGTTAAGGCAGTGCTTATTCAAAATAATGCTATACAAAAGATTAAAAAGCAAAATAAACTATTACACGAACAAAACCAAGAATTAAAACAAGATTTGCAAGAAATAAAACAAATATTATCCGAGTTACTCTCCCAAGCTAAACCCAACAACGAATTAAATAAAAATACCTCTACCTAACTTCAATCAAAAATGCTATGAAACACTTTTGGATTGTCATATTTTTTTTCACATTTGCATCTTGTGAGCAAATACAAAAAAAGCAGTATGCTGAAAAAGTAGCTCAACAAAGTTGTCAGGAAATAAACCAATCCTTAATAGAGCAGGCAAGTTCATTAGTGCCTGCAGTCGGTAAACTTCTTACCGATGCCCTCGTGCCTGATGATATTAAAAACGGTGGATTGTGTGAATGCTTAAAACCAACTCTGCAAGATGCTCTACAAGAAACATACAGCATTGAGGACTTAAAAGCCATGAACGAAAATAAGGCTAAACGCAATAAAGCAGCCTTGAATATTATTTTTAAGCGAAATAAAGAAATATTGAAATGCTACGAAACCAAAGGTCTAAAAGGGCTGAAAATCATAGAAAAATTTTTTAAGAAAATTCTTGAAAAAAAAGACGAGAGTGTATAATATAAATAGCTAACACCAAATTTGACTATGTACCGAAGTATAGAACCGCAAACCATTCCTACAGCTCAGCTCCATGCTCTTTTACTAGGGTCAGTTTCACCTCGCCCTATCTGTTTTGCTAGTACGATAGATAAATTAGGTAATGTAAACTTAAGTCCATTCAGTTTCTTTAA encodes:
- a CDS encoding helix-turn-helix transcriptional regulator → MDLESYTEEIYHKIVQQIRAVRRKKGIQQRQMAEALGMNQVSYSDAENGKTRFTVTRLFAAVKYLGIDLATILKEVNFFAEENSQEESKNITNVIAEVTQHTTAQSTQNYQNTNTDNYPLSLQTDLHELVKAVLIQNNAIQKIKKQNKLLHEQNQELKQDLQEIKQILSELLSQAKPNNELNKNTST
- a CDS encoding alpha-amylase family glycosyl hydrolase, whose product is MKKHLTSLFLMCWASINWLAAQVTTNPVIFTSDQAVTITYDATQSAGQQLVNLPASVTTITAHVGAILVPNGTTWTNVPGTWGDPAAQPKFTRQGTSNIYTLTLPNGIRSMFPNLAAPNNTPIYRVGMVFRENGPCGGFNGVTTACREGKSAQGQDIFLEVNQGTYDIVLSANRTPNTFVNIGDNVTLNVVSNAASNLSIRVNGATVASQTNVTSLSHTYTFAAGATTFKIEAVGVQGSNTVVKSISYVVPLTPSVQAVPSGLRDGINYDPNDASRVTLVFTAPEKRAVYVIGDFNNWQLDNAFLMRRTPGYGGSGPNSNPDVNKFWIEITGLTPGVQYGFQYWVYDASNNLVRTTDPYCELILDQFDSFIPATTYPNLKPYPTGQQGAVGILEPGKQPYQWSQATLNFQKPDKRRLTIYEAWVHDFDVNRNFQNLIDRLDYLQNLGINALQLMPIMEFNGNISWGYNPTFFCAVDKAYGTREKLKELIDKCHQRGIAVILDIALNHAEFEFPGCKMYWNASLNRPAANNPYFNEVATHPFSVFQDFNHESMYTRNFTKRVVEYWIQEYKIDGYRYDLAKGLTQTNTGSNVNAWNQYDASRVVIIKRIADWQWAADPRSYVILEFLATGGTEEAEYAAYRLNDPVLGGTGQGGMMLWRNMETNYAQNIMGFNTNHYLGDADFANNPFGTGTPFTAPRVLSYMESHDEERVMYKALQFGNQSNPGHNVRDLNVALKRVEPAILFHTPIVGPKMIWQFGELGYDFSINRCSNGTNNSSCRTDPKPLPWVAPQNYHQVAARMDLYRFYSIVNQLKLKYDAFMTNDVYIREDGGLTKMLKITPQPYNPNPSTPNLSNIVIIANFDVVPRTVNAEFHVTGTWYSYFQNNAVFNATSTNQPINLGPGEYRMFTQQPMVNLEANLTGSLSGLTGSIQNVVNIALSWTNTVPNNIGLRVRRRLSPSGTFQTIATLPAGATSFVDSGLQELTAYDYQIEAYNFGTNTLQSNIFTISTGAFPPAAPTNLVLTNLTTNTASFQWTDNSSDETGFILERKIGASGTYADIGSVTAPNVTTAQDNTITANNTYIYRVGAVKGSVRVYSNEVTVSTMPPSAAPTSLVATANAFNSISLTWVDNANNETGFRVLRATNSGGPFNVIATLPQNTTSYTDLGLTENTQYFYRVEVFNLFGTLQSNTADATTPLAPLVAPSNLTIANQEYDGITRVYTVSLLWIDNSNNETSFLVQRSLDANTGFTTLATLAPNTVSYNDNTITDLTKEYFYRVVVTRGAQQAISNVVSTGQITALERQTLAKFISLSPNPAEENLDVKIDNAIAIVKANVFDMQGKLVDSFPIDRSNYHVSYPVKHLVQGQYTIQFITNQGQEIAKRFIKK